ggcaggggatgtGGACACTGGGGAGCTGAGAGACTCTCTGCCCCTCCCGCTGTGGACCCCAGGCCTCACCCTCTGCTTCAGCGTGTCACTGTAGAGCTCAGCGTTGGCAAAGTACATGGTGGCCGAGGAGCGGAAGACCTTCACGCCGGGGACCTCCCTGGCCTGGGGATGGGTCAGGTTGTGGGTGGCTGAGCCCTCGTCTCTCCTAGCTGcatcttgttctctttctttcctcccctgtGTACCCCAGTACCTGCCATCACCAACCCTCTGCTTCCCAGCCAACAGAGGCCCGGCCTGCGGCCCGTGCCCTCCCAGGAGCTGGTGGGGTCATCCTGACCCCTCAGCTGGGCCTGTCAGagctgctgcttcttcctccAGGGCATCCTGAAcctctcccaccccatctcccctGTCCTTCTGCCAATACCCAGGCCAGGTTTCAATGGCTCTTAGCTTCCACTTGGGTCTCCAACCCCAGCACTGGGGTCTGTTTTCTGTATGTGGACAGAGAGACCCTCCTCAGCTGCCAGCCCAGCCAAGCCTTCCCCGGCTCCCACCCCGCTCAGGACACTCCAGGTCTCTGCTCAGCCTCTGGGCCTGAACGATGTCCCTGCGCCACCCCCTACCTCCCTTTCCATCCAGCTGAGCTTCTCCCCTCATGTCCTTCCCTCACTCTGCCTCATCATACTATGCTCAGCCTTCAAGGCTCCATCAGGGAAAATGAGCTTGTTTTATTCCAGAGCCCCCACCTTTGTTCCCAGGGCTTGACGTGAGACTTCTCAGGAGGTAAAGGACGGAGATTCAGTAACCCCACTGATGAGGTCAGCAAACAGCCTCCCCTACATCCTCGTGCCCCAGATCCTGCCCCTCTACATTCCTGACCTAGGGCTACTCTGCAGGATGGGGCTTGTACTGCGGCCTCTAAGACAGACTCCTCCCCCAGGCCCTAAGGCCCCTACTCTGAGTATGGGGGTCAGAGACCCAAATTCCTCCCTCAAAATTCCAAGGACCAAAGCACCCTTAGCGCCCCACCCCCGTGTCCTTGCCAAGTACGCAAGGACCTGATAAGGGATGGCCCAGTCTGCCTCTGTCCCACCCCATCCACGCCATCCTCTGGCTTAGCCCCTGCCACTCACTTCTGAGTACTCTGCCACGTCTCTGTAAATATCTGTGTCTGGCACCTGCCCCAGGACAGAGTAGTGGGGCCTGTGAAAGAGAGTGTGAGAAGAGGGGGGCATTAGGAGAGGGGGCAATGAGGGGGTTCTAAGGAGCCTTGGGTCACCCCCCAAGATGTGGGAAAGCTGGGGGAAACCAGCGTGGACCTCACTCCCTCACCAGCTGGAATGAGGGGGGAACCAAAGGGGTGACTCACAGCTGTGTGCGGACCACCACGAGCAGCAGGGAGAAGACTACCGCAACTGCCAGGCCAAGGTCCAGGTTTAGCAGGATGGTGGCCACAAAGGTCACCAGCCAGATGAGCTAAAAACAGAAGGGTAGTAGTCAACAGGGTCTAGAAGGGTCACTGGGGCTGAAggccctgaccccacccctgggctcccaggcctctCACCAGATCCACTCGATTTGCCTTCCAGAGGGAGCGTATGTCGGTGAACTGCATCAACATGCCCTTCAGGTTCACAATGATGGCAGCAGCCAGGACTgcctgagggagggggagggtcacCAGGAGCTACTGAGGGGTGCGGGATGCTGACAACCCTGACCAGCCGGCATGAGCCAGACTGTCCTCAAGCACCTGGGTATGACCCCGAATGACACTAGCCACCTCCTGCCCCCGGACCTAACAACTTGGGTCTGACTCTCAAAGATTCTTACCCCTGACTGTCGACTCCAAATCTCAACCCAGAGATCTCAAGCTTGAAAAACAGGGCATGACCCtgtatccctccccctcacccagGCCCTGACTGACTGATCTGAGTCCCTGGCCTGGCCAAGGCCCTCAAGCCTGGCTGGGTGCGGGATGGCGGCTCACCTTGGGCAGGTCTTGGAAGAGTTCTCCAAGTTTGACGATGATAATGAGgatgaagagggaggagatggctCCAGCCACCTGTACAGTGGGAGTGAGCGGGCAGATGGGTGGGCGGGAGTGTAGGGGAGAAGGAGGCGAGagcagggggaaagggggagaaggggggagggaggagagcagggggtAGGACCACCCAGGCAAAGCCGTGTGCGTGCAGATGCACACCCAAGCCCACACCTGCAGCCCACCTGTGTGTTGCCCCCGGTGCTCTCCTGTACCAGGCTCCGAGACATAGAGCAGCTCACAGGGAAGCACTGAAAGATGCCCCCGATGAGGTTACTGAGGCCAAGTGCCACCAGCTCCTGATGGGGGTAGTGCAGGTGTGAGGACACATCACTAGCAGTGCGTGGTCACTGTGTCCAGGCCTACGCATCCCCAACCTCCATCCCCACTCAGTAGCCCCCAAAGACTTGGCCACTGTCCCATGTGTCCTGCTCTCCCACCCTCAGTCCCCCATGTGGCCCCAGCACATCTGTTTGCTGTTTCCCTGTCTCCCACCTGATACTCCagccccccaggccctggggtcTCTGTACACCCGCCCCCTCCGTGTCTCACATCCCATTCCCCAGACCTGGTTGCTGTCCACCCGGTAGCCATGCCTCAGGGCGAAGATCTTCCCCAGCGAGATGGCAATGGCGAACCCAACCACAGCGATGGCGAAGGCATTTCCCACAAGCCTGGCgaacagctgggggctgggggccacTGGGGGCACCAGCCTGTGAGGGGCATCTGTGAGGCCAAAGGAACGTTGTGGCCCTGGCCACCCAACCCTCCCTGACCTGACAGGGGCCGGAGCTCACCCTGCAGGGATTTTGCCCACGACATCCACCCCAAATCTGTGCTGCAGTCCCACGCCGTAGGAGATGCCTGTGGCCCCGATGAGCTGCGGGGAGAGGACAGAGTCAGGGGAGGTAGGTGCTGGCACCACCGTTAAGGGGGATGGAGAAATCACTTTGGGCGTAAAGAGAGAGGCCTGAAGCGAAACCTTCAGAGGGGTGGGCAGAAGTCAGCGACAGGGTAAGAGATGGACACCACCATTTTGGGGAAAGGGAGATGCTGTCAGGGGCTGTCGGCTGTGGTCCCCCCAGTCCTCAGTGCCCACGCCAACTAGTCTTTAACTATCTGAGGGATGCCCACACAGCAGGGACTCCTCActtgcccttccccctgccccccctcccccccaccagaATTCGAACCGTGAGCAGCTCCCCGGGGAGCGGCATGGGCAGTTGTCGCCGCAGCTTGTCATTCAACAGCTTCACCAGCACGAGCACCACCCCTGCCACAACTGCGGTGACCATGGTGCCAACCACAGTCTGGGGCAGCTTCCAGCAGACCTCCAGTACTGtctgaggggagggggggggtcacAGCCAGCACTCAAGGTCCTGGGcccacccacccttccctcctcccaccctcactcaCATAGATGAGGGACAGTGGCCCAGAGCGGCTGCTCAGATGGAGGCCAAACACATACTTGAGCTGCGAGACGAAGACCTGCACAGACGCGGCTGTGGTATAGGCTCGGACCAGAGGCTCTGACAGATAGGTGACCACGAAGCCAAAATGGACCAGGCCCAGCCCCACCTGTGGGGTGCACAGGGCAGTCAGGGGAGGAGAGGGTCCTGGGGGTGGccagggcagagcccagggcaggTGGGATCAGAGGGGGATgagtgatgaggaggaggaagatggtgaTGGCCAGACACTCAGGGGACCTGGCagatggggtgaggggtgggtctGGCAGTCAGGGGCCTGTACTCCTGACTGCTCCGCACCTGGAAGAGGCCAACAAGGACACTGAGTGTGGAGGCCACCTGCACCCGAGCAGCATCTCTGGCCGCCACATCAACAGTGGAGTTCGAGGCCTGCAGGAAGGCTTCATCTGGAGCCAGTGATTCTGTCACACTGCCCACCATCACGGACATGACAGCAAAGGTGCCTGCGGGGGCAGATCAGGGTGGTCTGAAGGGGAGGGGGCACTGCCCTGCCCTGTAGTCCTGGTCTTAAGGGAGAGGCCAGGAGACACCCAGTTCTAGACCAATATTCTCAGACTTGCTGTGCAAATAGAGGCAGCGCTGGCAGTCAGGTATGAACTCTAAGTTCAAAGGCTCTTGAGTGTGGCTAGAAATGTTGGCCCTGTATCATCTACCTTGTCCCACCTGTGTCCACTGGCTCAGGACCACTCCCCCTGTGAAAAGTGGAATGGGGAAGGGGACATGGCCTGCCTCAGGCTCTCAGGTCTATGCCAAGTCTGGGCCCCTTGAGTTGCTTCACCCACCCATatcctcctgggccagggcctCTAGGTAATCTGAATCTGTCTCCACGGTCAAAGGCCCAGTCCTGCCTGGAATAACTCTTGGGCCAGTCTCCCACTGGCCTGGCATCaatgcctccctccctcttccctgcgTTTCCTTGCCCTGCTcagccctccctcaccctgtcctCCGTGGGGAATGTGGGCATCCTCCTGGCTCCACTCACCCACGGAGATGTGCCGGGAAGTGCCGAACAGGAAATAGATAAAGACAGGATAGAAGGAGCTGTAGAGGCCAAACACGGGGGGCAGTCCAGCCAGGAGGGCATAGGCCAGGCCTGGAGGTGGAATGGTAGCAATGTAGACTTGGAGGCCAGGGTCTTGAAAGGATGAGGAAATCCCAGCCCTGGGTCATGCGCCATAGTTGCAGGGGCAGGGGTCATGCTTCTGGCTTTtggcagaggggtggggggaggcgggggcaggCAGTGGTTCACAGATTACTACAGGCCAGGGCCTTGAAGGGTCGGGGTCACCATCCAAGGGTTGAGGGGACAGTCTCGAGGTCAAGGGTGGCTCACCCTGTGGTAGCTGCATAATGGCCACACTCAGGCCAGACAACAAGTCACCCAGAAGCCAGTCACGCACAGGATACTGGGGTAGCCAGGCCAAAACTGGGAAGTACTGGAGCAGAAGGGCTTGGGCCCGAGCATGGGAGCACCTGGGGACACAAGGGTAGGTATCACAGACAGGGGCTACCTGAGTCCTGCCAGTGCCCCCAGTACCCCCCACCTCAGCCTCACCGAAACCAGGTTCGCCACTGGAGGGTCCCAGTTGCTGAGCTCCGGCTCCCCAGCTCCTCCAGCTGTTCTTGGTTCAGCAGTGGCCGCTCCACATGGTAATCTCGCCTCCTCAGCTCCATTGCCTGCGTTGTGGACAGCAGTGCCTGTGTGTCCCTCTGTCTGGGTGGTGAGGCCAGAGACACAGTGAGGGCACTCCTGGCCCAACCTCCCCTAGACCTCCACCTGGGACCACAGAGCCGCCCACCTGACTTTTCTAGATCCCAAGATCTAGGTAGGTCCCACCCCCCAGCTGGCTCCTGCAGGCCCTATGcccaggcccaggcaggggcAGTACCTGAACTTTGGCTGGTGGAAGACTCTTGCTGGGCCAAAGTCCCCCACAAAGAGGCAGCAGGATGAACACAAGCCACACTTCAGTCCAGCCCTGAGTGTTCACCAATCTAGGTTCCAGGCTGActgtccctcccagccccctcctcccagccccaactCTTCTCCAGCCAATCCCAGTCCAGTCCGAGTCCTTATCCAGCTGCCCCACGAGCCCAGCGCATGCTGTCTGAGAGCACACGCAAGGAAGGAATCCAGCAAACCAGGCAAGTCTCTCTTCACATGAGAAGCCTCTACGAGAAGGAAAGTGTTGGGGCTAAGATTGCCCCCGGGCCTCCAGCCACAGGGTCCAGGTTGTAGACCTGGACAAGCTCAGGCCTAATCTGGGAAAGCCAGGGGATGGCTCTCACCGGGAGGGAGAGTTTTCCCCCTGGAAAGAGAAGTCCCCATTTCAAGGGGGGACAATCTCACCTGGGAATAGATCTCCGGGAGGAACTCGCCTAAGGAGAAGCTCTCACCTGACAGGAAAGTTTTCACCAGCTAGGTAAGTTCTGTCCTGAGGTGAATCTCTGATCTGCCCAGTGGCTACCACCTGATTAAGGGAAACGATCTCACTTGGGAATAGGAGATctggggggggaaggggggcagtTCTTACCTGGGGGAAGCTGTCTCAAAAACAGTTCTCACTTGGGAATAGGAGCTCTTGGAGGGGGAGCGCTTACCTGGGGGAAAGCTTTCACTAGCAGGGAAAGGTTTCACCTGCCAGTAAAGTTCTGATCTGGAGGGTATTCTCACCTAAGGGAAGCTCTGACCTGGGGGAGGTTCCCACCTGTAATGGGAGAAAACTCTCACCTGGGAATGGATCTCAGAGGGGGGAATCTTACCTGGAGGGAAGCTCTCCCCTGCTGGGAAAGGCTTCACCTGTCAGGAAAGTTCTGATCTGTGAGAAGCTCTGACCTACGGTGAGGTTCCCACCCGAGGGGCAGGAGCTCACCTGGAAAGGGCCCCTAACCTGGATGTCCCCGTTGGAGGATGCAGTGGAATGGGTGCGAGGACGATCCTCAGAGACTCTTGGCATTGCCGGCTCACAGAGATCTTCGAGCCCCGTGGCCCCTCCTCTGTGAGTCACTCGAGGTCTTTCAAGGGCTCCCACTcccgccacccctccccctcccccccgtcGAACCCGTGCTTGGAGGGAGGGGCTTAGATCCTTGACCCCTCCCTCTAGGAGGGCCCAGCGGCCAGAAGGGCCGGAGCGCACAATCCCGGACCAGTTGCATCCCTGGGTGGACCCAGGCCCCAGCTACGGACACTCTTGCAGCCACGTCCCGGGCCCAAACGCGCCGTACCGGCGCACCTCCTGGGCCGGGGCTCCTCCGCACACAGCCGCCGGGAGGCGGCCCCCGGCTAGCCCTCGGACGGCGCTCGAGCGGCTTTCCGCACAGCCCGCAGGGGCTGGGGTCGCGCCGGCTCCCGCCCCATCCCTCGCTACGGTTGGGCAGTCGCCTGCAGAAAATCGACAAAGCGGTAAACCAAGGCGCGGCAGGCGGGAAATGCCTGCTCCGGACTCGGCGGTACCCTTTCCGAGCTAACCCAAGCCGGGCGCCTGCTCGGGGGCCAAGGGGTGGCCCGCGCCTCGCGGACTCGAACACTGGGAACCGGGGCCGCGCCCTG
This is a stretch of genomic DNA from Balaenoptera musculus isolate JJ_BM4_2016_0621 chromosome 11, mBalMus1.pri.v3, whole genome shotgun sequence. It encodes these proteins:
- the LOC118903394 gene encoding solute carrier family 26 member 6 isoform X5; its protein translation is MGLSEAPGQRDTQALLSTTQAMELRRRDYHVERPLLNQEQLEELGSRSSATGTLQWRTWFRCSHARAQALLLQYFPVLAWLPQYPVRDWLLGDLLSGLSVAIMQLPQGLAYALLAGLPPVFGLYSSFYPVFIYFLFGTSRHISVGTFAVMSVMVGSVTESLAPDEAFLQASNSTVDVAARDAARVQVASTLSVLVGLFQVGLGLVHFGFVVTYLSEPLVRAYTTAASVQVFVSQLKYVFGLHLSSRSGPLSLIYTVLEVCWKLPQTVVGTMVTAVVAGVVLVLVKLLNDKLRRQLPMPLPGELLTLIGATGISYGVGLQHRFGVDVVGKIPAGLVPPVAPSPQLFARLVGNAFAIAVVGFAIAISLGKIFALRHGYRVDSNQELVALGLSNLIGGIFQCFPVSCSMSRSLVQESTGGNTQVAGAISSLFILIIIVKLGELFQDLPKAVLAAAIIVNLKGMLMQFTDIRSLWKANRVDLLIWLVTFVATILLNLDLGLAVAVVFSLLLVVVRTQLPHYSVLGQVPDTDIYRDVAEYSEAREVPGVKVFRSSATMYFANAELYSDTLKQRCGVNVDHLISQKKKLLRKRELKLKRLHKENKLPKQAAASKGTSISINVNTSVTDIESNDVEGSKAKVSAGTELEDTAARGQEDAKAPDMSSLKTLGLPQPDFHSLILDLSSLSFVDTVCLKSLKNIFRDFREIDVEVYMAACHSPVVTQLEVGHFFDASITKQHLFASVHDAVIFALQHPRSSPVNPVLVTKL
- the LOC118903394 gene encoding solute carrier family 26 member 6 isoform X4 — its product is MGLSEAPGQRDTQALLSTTQAMELRRRDYHVERPLLNQEQLEELGSRSSATGTLQWRTWFRCSHARAQALLLQYFPVLAWLPQYPVRDWLLGDLLSGLSVAIMQLPQGLAYALLAGLPPVFGLYSSFYPVFIYFLFGTSRHISVGTFAVMSVMVGSVTESLAPDEAFLQASNSTVDVAARDAARVQVASTLSVLVGLFQVGLGLVHFGFVVTYLSEPLVRAYTTAASVQVFVSQLKYVFGLHLSSRSGPLSLIYTVLEVCWKLPQTVVGTMVTAVVAGVVLVLVKLLNDKLRRQLPMPLPGELLTLIGATGISYGVGLQHRFGVDVVGKIPAGLVPPVAPSPQLFARLVGNAFAIAVVGFAIAISLGKIFALRHGYRVDSNQELVALGLSNLIGGIFQCFPVSCSMSRSLVQESTGGNTQVAGAISSLFILIIIVKLGELFQDLPKAVLAAAIIVNLKGMLMQFTDIRSLWKANRVDLLIWLVTFVATILLNLDLGLAVAVVFSLLLVVVRTQLPHYSVLGQVPDTDIYRDVAEYSEAREVPGVKVFRSSATMYFANAELYSDTLKQRCGVNVDHLISQKKKLLRKRELKLKRLHKENKLPKQAAASKGTSISINVNTSVTDIESNDVEGSKAKQVSAGTELEDTAARGQEDAKAPDMSSLKTLGLPQPDFHSLILDLSSLSFVDTVCLKSLKNIFRDFREIDVEVYMAACHSPVVTQLEVGHFFDASITKQHLFASVHDAVIFALQHPRSSPVNPVLVTKL